One part of the Salvelinus fontinalis isolate EN_2023a chromosome 4, ASM2944872v1, whole genome shotgun sequence genome encodes these proteins:
- the LOC129852895 gene encoding piggyBac transposable element-derived protein 4-like has product MPSKPAKYGIKIWVACDAQSSYAWKMQVHTGKLTSGGPEENQGMRVVLDVTDGLRGHNVTCDNFFISYELRQQLLKKKITMVRTVRKNKPELPPALLATRGREAFSSKFAFTPTTTLVSYFPKRNKNVVLLSTLHKTAEISDREYRKPAIILDYYHNKRGVDNLDKVIGTYSCRRMTGNTGLPDQPLP; this is encoded by the exons ATGCCCAGCAAGCCAGCAAAGTATGGCATCAAGATATGGGTGGCCTGTGACGCACAATCCAGCTatgcttggaagatgcaagtccACACAGGGAAGCTGACCAGTGGAGGCCCGGAGGAGAACCAGGGGATGCGGGttgtgcttgatgtgacagatggactgagggggcacaatgtcacgtgtgacaatttcttcatcTCTTATGaactcagacagcagctcctgaagaagaagatcaccatggttcgcacagttagaaagaacaagcctgagctcccccctgcactcctcgcaacaagggggagagaagccttctcatcaaagtttgccttcacccccaccaccactctagtttcttacttcccaaagaggaacaagaatgtggtcctcctgagcacactgcacaaaacggctgagatcagtgatcgtgagtacaggaagccagccatcatcctggactattACCACAACAAACgaggcgtggacaacctggacaaggtgattggaacttacagctgcaggaggatgac CGGAAACACTGGCCTCCCTGATCAGCCCCTACCCTag
- the LOC129852894 gene encoding piggyBac transposable element-derived protein 4-like, producing the protein MPSKPAKYGIKIWVACDAQSSYAWKMQVHTGKLTSGGPEENQGMRVVLDVTDGLRGHNVTCDNFFISYELRQQLLKKKITMVRTVRKNKPELPPALLATRGREAFSSKFAFTPTTTLVSYFPKRNKNVVLLSTLHKTAEISDREYRKPAIILDYYHNKRGVDNLDKVIGTYSCRRMTWGGKRRQYQFCSPKKDC; encoded by the exons ATGCCCAGCAAGCCAGCAAAGTATGGCATCAAGATATGGGTGGCCTGTGACGCACAATCCAGCTatgcttggaagatgcaagtccACACAGGGAAGCTGACCAGTGGAGGCCCGGAGGAGAACCAGGGGATGCGGGttgtgcttgatgtgacagatggactgagggggcacaatgtcacgtgtgacaatttcttcatcTCTTATGaactcagacagcagctcctgaagaagaagatcaccatggttcgcacagttagaaagaacaagcctgagctcccccctgcactcctcgcaacaagggggagagaagccttctcatcaaagtttgccttcacccccaccaccactctagtttcttacttcccaaagaggaacaagaatgtggtcctcctgagcacactgcacaaaacggctgagatcagtgatcgtgagtacaggaagccagccatcatcctggactattACCACAACAAACgaggcgtggacaacctggacaaggtgattggaacttacagctgcaggaggatgac ctggggtGGCAAGAGGAGGCAATACCAATTCTGCTCCCCAAAGAAGGACTgttaa